A region of Paramormyrops kingsleyae isolate MSU_618 chromosome 17, PKINGS_0.4, whole genome shotgun sequence DNA encodes the following proteins:
- the igsf11 gene encoding immunoglobulin superfamily member 11 isoform X3, with product MMKFLSSDLWIPWVVLLCMEGVKPLEVTVSQANVRVARGQTATLSCTFTTSAALTNLNIIWMVIPLSNANQPEQVIIYQGGQVFSLANQLSGRVGFAAIMPSTSASIFINNTQLSDTGTYQCLVNNLPDRGARNIGVIGLTVLVPPSIPHCRIQGSLDVGSDIVLMCGSEEGIPTPTYAWEKLESVSKLPSSAMQDQIHGTVSMRNISTSTSGLYQCTASNAIGKSTCLLNLQVASQSENVGLIAGTIATSILAVLMCSFLVVVTLVCMKKKNKYEEEEIANEIRLLEDECVCGGGIQQAQGPVLSNCTVHKLEKVGESGGVVCGPLF from the exons GTGTAAAACCACTGGAGGTGACAGTAAGTCAGGCGAATGTCCGCGTGGCAAGGGGACAAACAGCCACTTTGTCCTGCACCTTCACAACTAGTGCAGCCCTAACAAACCTCAACATCATCTGGATGGTTATACCACTGTCCAATGCCAACCAGCCAGAGCAG GTTATCATCTACCAGGGTGGACAGGTATTCAGTTTAGCCAACCAGTTAAGTGGTCGTGTGGGTTTTGCTGCCATCATGCCTAGCACAAGTGCCTCTATCTTCATCAACAACACACAGCTCTCTGACACAGGGACATACCAGTGCCTGGTCAACAACCTCCCTGACAGAGGAGCTCGCAACATTGGGGTGATTGGGCTCACTGTCCTGG TGCCGCCCTCCATTCCCCATTGCCGCATCCAAGGCAGCCTAGACGTGGGGAGTGACATTGTGCTAATGTGTGGCTCAGAAGAAGGGATCCCCACACCCACATACGCGTGGGAGAAGCTGGAGTCTGTGTCCAAGCTGCCCAGCTCTGCCATGCAAG ACCAGATACATGGAACAGTTTCCATGCGGAACATCAGCACAAGCACCTCGGGTCTGTACCAGTGCACTGCCTCCAACGCCATTGGGAAGAGCACATGTCTGCTGAATTTGCAGGTGGCCT CTCAGTCGGAGAATGTCGGCCTTATTGCTGGTACCATCGCTACGAGTATTCTAGCTGTCCTGATGTGCTCCTTCTTGGTGGTGGTCACTCTCGTCTGTATGAAGAAAAAGAATAAATATGAAGAAGAAGAGATCGCCAATGAAATCAG GCTGCTGGAAGatgagtgtgtatgtgggggtgGCATACAACAGGCTCAGGGTCCTGTTCTCTCTAATTGCACTGTCCACAAACTGGAAAAAGTTGGTGAGAGTGGAGGAGTGGTCTGTG